In a genomic window of Bradyrhizobium ontarionense:
- a CDS encoding DUF1328 domain-containing protein, producing MLGWVVTFLVIALIAGILGFGGVAGASIEIAKIIFFIAIVLFLVSAIVGLARGRTRV from the coding sequence ATGTTAGGCTGGGTCGTCACCTTCCTGGTGATTGCATTGATCGCTGGCATCCTCGGCTTCGGCGGCGTCGCCGGTGCCTCCATCGAGATCGCCAAGATCATCTTCTTCATCGCTATCGTGCTGTTCCTGGTGTCGGCAATCGTGGGCCTCGCCCGCGGCCGCACCCGCGTGTAG
- a CDS encoding OmpA family protein: MLAPSPPPVSPPFAARVEPCTVAGEEAPLWLAAAFAVAGALIAMMSASLWQQGLARPPTVAAMTPVRTVPAREEPAVEAPRRAQETPVPEPAPIVAPPAPAPSVAAVTREQPAPPAGPAAIAEPQSSARNMPAAECFAPLTVAFERGSARPNPADMKRSLAILQRALARHGDVTIVIEGHTDISGSEDLNVLLSYSRAKAIAAQLKHDGIPARRLSVRAAGSGEARGDAGTLAGDRKAFLRIAGLDDCDQLTATKRP; the protein is encoded by the coding sequence ATGCTGGCGCCATCCCCGCCCCCCGTCTCGCCCCCGTTCGCAGCGCGCGTCGAGCCCTGCACGGTCGCCGGCGAAGAGGCCCCCCTCTGGCTCGCTGCCGCCTTTGCAGTCGCGGGCGCGCTCATCGCCATGATGTCGGCGTCGCTCTGGCAGCAGGGCCTGGCCCGGCCGCCGACGGTCGCTGCCATGACGCCGGTCAGGACCGTCCCGGCACGCGAGGAGCCTGCTGTCGAGGCGCCCCGCCGGGCGCAGGAGACGCCGGTGCCCGAACCAGCCCCGATCGTCGCGCCCCCGGCGCCGGCGCCTTCGGTCGCTGCCGTCACGCGCGAGCAGCCGGCTCCACCGGCCGGGCCGGCAGCAATCGCCGAACCGCAGAGCAGCGCGCGCAACATGCCCGCCGCCGAGTGCTTCGCGCCGTTGACGGTCGCGTTCGAGCGCGGCAGCGCGCGGCCGAACCCTGCCGACATGAAGCGGTCGCTGGCGATCCTGCAGCGCGCGCTCGCGCGACACGGTGACGTCACCATCGTCATCGAGGGACACACCGATATCAGCGGCAGCGAGGATCTGAACGTGCTGCTGAGCTATTCCAGGGCCAAGGCGATCGCGGCCCAGCTGAAGCACGATGGCATCCCGGCCCGCCGGCTCTCGGTGCGCGCCGCGGGATCCGGCGAGGCGCGCGGCGATGCAGGCACCCTAGCCGGCGACCGCAAGGCCTTCCTGCGCATCGCCGGCCTGGACGATTGCGATCAACTCACAGCGACGAAACGACCATGA
- a CDS encoding MBL fold metallo-hydrolase: MANIVLYDDGVHKNILLEDFAAGDLAVQTNQHLIIHDGIGMILDPGGHKVYAKVLSETFGQLAGGKLKYLFLSHQDPDIVAAINGWLMTTEADAYISSIWTRFVSHFCFDHMVLDRMKPIPDEGMVFDVGGCKLYALPAHFLHSEGNFQLYDPISKILYSGDLGASMGTDYRVVRDFKSHLPHMDGFHRRFMASNKVMKAWANMVRQLDIEIIAPQHGALFPDAAMSRQFIEWCAGLECGIDLITPMYKVPAA, translated from the coding sequence ATGGCCAATATCGTCCTCTATGACGACGGCGTTCACAAGAACATCCTGCTGGAAGACTTCGCTGCCGGCGATCTTGCGGTGCAGACCAACCAGCATCTGATCATTCACGACGGGATCGGCATGATCCTCGATCCCGGCGGTCACAAGGTCTACGCCAAGGTGTTGTCGGAGACTTTTGGCCAGCTCGCCGGCGGCAAGCTGAAATACCTGTTCCTGTCGCACCAGGACCCGGACATCGTTGCAGCCATCAACGGCTGGTTGATGACCACCGAGGCAGACGCCTACATCTCGTCGATCTGGACCCGGTTCGTGTCGCATTTCTGCTTCGACCATATGGTGCTGGACCGGATGAAACCGATCCCGGACGAGGGCATGGTGTTCGACGTCGGCGGCTGCAAGCTGTACGCGTTACCCGCCCATTTCCTGCATAGCGAGGGCAATTTCCAGCTCTACGATCCGATCTCGAAGATCCTCTATTCCGGCGACCTCGGCGCCTCAATGGGGACGGACTACAGGGTCGTCAGAGACTTCAAGTCGCACCTGCCTCATATGGACGGATTCCATAGGCGCTTCATGGCATCCAACAAGGTGATGAAGGCCTGGGCCAACATGGTCCGGCAGCTCGACATCGAGATCATCGCTCCGCAGCACGGCGCGCTGTTTCCGGACGCGGCCATGTCGCGCCAGTTCATCGAATGGTGCGCCGGACTCGAATGCGGCATCGACCTGATCACGCCGATGTACAAGGTGCCCGCGGCCTGA
- a CDS encoding roadblock/LC7 domain-containing protein, with product MGRLASLLKIPQASHQETSIVAATTADYFILLSRAMESLPDSSAERRAEVYQSARQALVTQLEGMDPPVSRSRLRAEQRALDDAVETIETRAVAMQSDSAEHPAPPAAEDALISFSALLAAIPDSSVSTTEDDDAMAQSPFQSKFAPRAVEEKPMSRLDEINRVLRKLQSDSFGVEACALISEDGLMIASVLAADMEETRVAGMTATLLSLGGRAAMELGRSHLQEVIIRGESGYAVLVSAGRGALLLALTNENSKLGLTFFDMREAVRSLQKVL from the coding sequence ATGGGACGCCTCGCGAGCCTGCTGAAAATACCGCAAGCCTCCCATCAGGAGACGTCCATCGTGGCTGCGACCACGGCCGACTATTTCATCCTGCTGTCGCGCGCGATGGAGAGTCTGCCCGACTCGAGCGCCGAACGTCGCGCTGAAGTCTACCAATCGGCGCGCCAGGCACTGGTGACCCAGCTCGAGGGGATGGATCCTCCCGTTTCCCGATCGCGCCTCAGGGCCGAGCAGCGCGCCCTGGATGATGCGGTGGAGACGATCGAGACACGCGCTGTCGCGATGCAGTCGGACTCGGCCGAGCATCCCGCGCCACCGGCAGCCGAGGACGCCCTCATTTCCTTCTCGGCACTTCTTGCCGCCATTCCGGACAGTTCCGTTTCAACAACCGAAGATGACGATGCCATGGCTCAAAGTCCGTTCCAATCCAAGTTTGCCCCCCGCGCCGTCGAGGAGAAGCCGATGTCACGACTCGATGAGATCAACCGCGTCCTGCGCAAGCTGCAGAGCGACTCGTTCGGGGTCGAGGCCTGCGCGCTGATCTCGGAAGACGGGCTGATGATCGCGAGCGTGCTCGCCGCTGACATGGAGGAGACGCGGGTCGCGGGCATGACCGCGACCTTGCTGTCGCTCGGCGGCCGCGCCGCCATGGAGCTTGGCCGCAGCCACCTGCAGGAGGTCATCATTCGCGGCGAATCCGGCTACGCCGTGCTGGTCAGCGCCGGCCGCGGCGCGCTGCTGCTCGCGCTCACCAACGAGAACAGCAAGCTCGGACTCACCTTCTTCGACATGCGCGAGGCCGTCCGGTCGCTGCAGAAGGTGCTGTAG
- a CDS encoding amidase has protein sequence MNVVEYMQRDTVALAEAIARGETTAAELLQLALKQSERTQPTTNAISTLMEREARAQLARLSAGPFTGVPFLIKDCAQDYAGLPTTYGSKALTGNVAAEHAHVVRRYLEAGFVIFGKTNLPELALKGVSDSRAFGRVNNPWNVAHTPGGSSGGAAAAVASGVVPMAAGNDGGGSIRIPAACCGLFGLKPSRGLVSSGPGFGEYWYGASSEGVISRSVRDTALALDVIMGSEPGDPFVAAEPGVVFANAVARDPPRMRIGFTTASPIGTEVHAEARLAVDTTVKLLQSLGHEVEEATPDIDGAALATSFLHIYFGQVAALVADARAKGAKRDDFELLTRVLATLGGAISAGALTTQLLKWNVFARALARFHARYDMLLTPTLAHPPIRHGQGDPTTAEQTLLDMLDRIGLLGLLTRAGLLDGMIDKIARDSLQYVPFTQLANLTGTPAMSVPLHWTADGLPLGVQFIGRLGDEIRLLQLARQLEQAQPWFGRLPDWVVES, from the coding sequence GTGAACGTCGTCGAATATATGCAGCGCGATACCGTTGCGCTCGCTGAAGCGATTGCTCGTGGCGAAACGACCGCTGCCGAGCTTCTGCAGCTTGCATTGAAGCAGAGTGAGCGGACGCAGCCGACGACGAACGCAATTAGTACGTTGATGGAGCGCGAGGCACGCGCACAGCTTGCGCGGCTGAGCGCCGGCCCCTTCACCGGGGTACCGTTTCTCATCAAGGACTGCGCGCAGGACTATGCCGGTCTGCCGACCACCTACGGCAGCAAGGCGCTGACCGGCAACGTCGCGGCCGAGCATGCTCATGTCGTCCGGAGGTACCTCGAGGCCGGCTTCGTGATCTTCGGCAAGACCAATCTGCCGGAGCTCGCGCTGAAGGGCGTTTCGGATTCGCGCGCCTTCGGCCGCGTCAACAATCCCTGGAACGTGGCGCATACGCCGGGCGGCTCCAGTGGCGGCGCGGCTGCGGCGGTCGCCTCCGGCGTGGTGCCGATGGCGGCCGGCAATGATGGCGGCGGCTCGATCCGCATTCCCGCCGCCTGCTGCGGCCTGTTCGGCTTGAAGCCGTCACGCGGCCTGGTCTCGTCCGGGCCAGGCTTCGGCGAGTATTGGTATGGCGCGTCCAGCGAGGGCGTGATCTCGCGCAGCGTGCGCGATACGGCGCTGGCGCTCGACGTCATCATGGGCAGCGAGCCCGGCGATCCTTTCGTCGCAGCCGAGCCCGGCGTGGTGTTCGCGAATGCCGTGGCGCGCGATCCACCTCGCATGCGCATCGGCTTCACGACCGCCTCGCCGATCGGCACCGAGGTTCATGCTGAAGCCAGGCTCGCCGTCGACACCACCGTGAAGCTGCTGCAGAGCCTCGGCCATGAGGTCGAGGAGGCCACGCCCGACATCGACGGTGCGGCGCTCGCGACCTCGTTCCTGCACATCTATTTCGGCCAGGTCGCGGCGCTGGTCGCCGACGCGCGCGCCAAGGGCGCCAAGCGCGACGATTTCGAGCTGCTGACCCGGGTGCTGGCGACGCTTGGCGGCGCCATCTCGGCCGGCGCGCTGACCACGCAGCTGCTGAAGTGGAACGTTTTCGCCCGCGCGCTGGCGCGCTTCCATGCCCGCTATGACATGCTGCTGACGCCGACCTTGGCGCATCCGCCGATCCGGCACGGCCAGGGCGATCCGACCACGGCCGAGCAGACCTTGCTCGACATGCTCGATCGTATCGGCCTGCTCGGCCTTCTGACACGCGCGGGTCTGCTCGACGGCATGATCGACAAGATCGCGCGCGACAGCCTGCAATACGTCCCGTTCACGCAGCTCGCCAATCTGACCGGCACGCCCGCGATGAGCGT